One stretch of Lacimicrobium alkaliphilum DNA includes these proteins:
- a CDS encoding sulfotransferase domain-containing protein: MSEVEENNMKRKSFLLCVGSQKSGTTWLHKQLSMHNEVNFGYAKEYHYFDYLYLDSHKKKLGGLLSKNKKYSDNDKNWHPEFFIRKDYYFEYFIKLLESRKETTLTGDFTPEYALLSLDNWREVFNAFSKLDLNIKVLFIMRDPLERIWSACRMHRKLKPELFCLNDEVISDDQYINLNYNRKDIEERTRYEKTISTLDAALEKSQMMYALYEELHTEQFRKDLGKFLELENVSLDTKKRYNNQEKVQTISEKHQGQ; this comes from the coding sequence ATGTCTGAGGTAGAGGAAAATAATATGAAAAGAAAGAGCTTTCTTCTCTGTGTAGGCAGCCAGAAAAGTGGTACCACTTGGTTACATAAACAGCTATCTATGCATAATGAAGTCAACTTCGGATATGCTAAAGAGTATCATTACTTTGATTATCTATACCTAGACAGCCACAAAAAGAAACTTGGCGGACTTTTAAGTAAAAATAAAAAATACTCGGACAATGATAAAAACTGGCACCCTGAATTCTTCATCAGGAAAGATTATTATTTTGAGTACTTCATTAAACTACTAGAATCCCGCAAAGAGACGACTTTAACTGGCGACTTTACTCCAGAGTATGCGTTACTTTCCTTAGATAATTGGCGGGAAGTATTCAATGCATTCTCAAAACTTGATCTAAACATTAAAGTTTTGTTCATCATGCGAGATCCATTGGAGAGAATTTGGTCGGCTTGTAGGATGCATCGAAAATTAAAGCCTGAATTATTCTGCTTAAATGATGAAGTTATCTCAGATGACCAGTATATCAACCTCAATTACAACAGAAAAGACATAGAAGAACGAACAAGATACGAGAAAACCATTTCCACTTTAGATGCCGCATTGGAAAAATCACAGATGATGTATGCGCTGTACGAAGAGCTACATACGGAACAGTTTAGAAAAGATCTTGGTAAATTTCTGGAACTCGAAAACGTAAGTCTGGACACAAAGAAAAGATACAATAACCAGGAAAAAGTGCAAACTATAAGTGAAAAACATCAAGGGCAGTAG
- the tnpB gene encoding IS66 family insertion sequence element accessory protein TnpB (TnpB, as the term is used for proteins encoded by IS66 family insertion elements, is considered an accessory protein, since TnpC, encoded by a neighboring gene, is a DDE family transposase.) has translation MGGSNDMRKATDGLNNIVAYDLEQEASLEQLFVFFDRSRDEDKILQCVNNGFRLYYHRLEKAPFNGPALRITN, from the coding sequence GTGGGTGGCTCTAACGATATGCGCAAAGCCACTGATGGCCTGAACAATATTGTTGCCTATGACCTGGAACAGGAAGCCAGTTTGGAGCAACTCTTTGTGTTCTTTGACCGCAGCCGTGATGAAGATAAAATTCTGCAGTGTGTCAATAACGGCTTCAGGCTGTACTACCATCGTTTAGAAAAGGCCCCTTTCAATGGCCCTGCATTAAGGATTACAAACTGA